GGGATTGCCTTGGCGCTTGACGGCATTATCCAAACAGACTTCGACCATAGCCAACTGGCCTTTATTCCCTTATCACTACCAACTCAAGACACTCTGCAACTGATTTGGAAAAAGCAGAGTAAGCAATCCAATCTGGTCAAGAAATTCCTCCAAATTCTTTCGAGTATCCTGTAAATGTTAATACTGAGAACCTGTATTCACATCATCACAGTTTCTTTAAAACAAGATAAACTGTGGGAAAATTGCAATTTCAACTTCCTAGGATGTTGAAAAATCAGTATTATCGGATGTCGCTTTGTGGAATTATCTCACATTGATTATCTATTTTTATTACTGTTCTGTTCATTTACTAAACAAACATACTGTTTGACTTAGTAAACTTAATGATTACAGCTAAAATAATAGGACAGAAGTTCATTTCTAAGTATATAAAAAGCGAACAAAACTAGTTGTCTGACTCTCAGAATCTAGTTTTGTTCGCTTTTTGTGTACTTGTCTCACATTTTTGATGCGTGAATACTTAATGCCAACCTTTATTTTCCTTTTTCAAAGGCAGCCCACATTTTTTGCTGAGGTTTAGCAAAGGGATAGTCTGCAAATTCATCTGGTGAAAGCCAGCGTGTTTCCCCACTCAAAGTGGGAATGTTCCCCTTGACCTTGCCATACAGCAAATCAATATGCCACTTACGATGGCTAAACACATGCTGGACTTGGGAGAAAACGGTAGCCTGCCAACTAACTACCATGTCATAATCCTGCTCAAAACGCTCAATAGCCGAGGGTCCTTGTGAAGCACCTTGCTCTTCAAACAAGGATAGTTGCGTTGTGCTCCCTTCCTCACTCTCAATCAAAGGAAAATGCCAAAAACCTGCTAAGAGTCCATCATTTTCGTTTTTTTCTAACAAGAATTTTCCCTCTGCATTTTCCAGAATAAATCCTTTGAGATAAATAGGAACAGGTTTTTTCTTCGGGGCTTTAATCGGATATTTGTCCATCGTACCATGAAGGTAAGCTGCACTAAACTCCTTTACAGGACTTTCTTCTGGACGTGGATGAACAGGTGTTTCAATACTAGAACCCAAATCCATCAAGGCTTGGTTAAAATCTCCAGGACGCTCAGGATCAATCAGTTGCTCCATTATTGCCTGAAAAATCTTGCGATTACTCGGATTACCAATATCATAATCCACTTCAAACAAGCGCGCCATGACACGCATCACATTGCCATCAACTGCAGGCTCAGGTAGATTAAAAGCAATGCTAGCAATCGCTCCAGCAGTATAGGGACCAATCCCTTTGAGAGTCGCAATCTCTTCATAAGTTGCAGGAAATTGTCCCTTAAAATCCTCCATTATCTGCTGGGCTGCTGCTTGCATATTGCGAACCCGGGAGTAATAGCCCAACCCCTCCCAAGCCTTGAGGATCTTTTCTTCCGGAGCTTCTGCCAAATCTTTAATTTCTGGAAACCATGTCAAAAATCGCTCATAATAAGGAATTACCGTATCCACTCGCGTCTGCTGCAACATGATTTCAGAAACCCAGATGTGATAGGGATTTGTCGAACGCCGCCAAGGCAAATCACGTTTATTGTCATCGTACCAACTTAATAATTTCTCACGAAAAGAGGCAATTTTATCCGCCTCCCACATGTCAATACCATAATCTTTTAAATCTATCATATCCCTAGTATATCACAAATTCGCCTTCAAAGAGAAAGAGGGAACTCTGTCAACACTTATATTATATATGCAACTTCAAATCAATTCTTACAATGAACAATTATTTATCCCAAAAACATTTAAACTATTACAGCTCAGATTGCTAACTTAGTTTCAGTAGCCTTTCAAATCCTATAGACCCTATCAACTTGATCTACTAGACACATAGCAAAAAGCTGGGCACTTGTCCCAGCTGTGATTGCTACTCTTGATTTTTGGCTTGACTAGCTGTGATGAGGGTCAATTTATAGACATCATCTGCATTACAGCCGCGAGATAGGTCGTTTACAGGTTTATTCAAGCCTTGGAGAACCGGACCAACTGCCGCAAATCCACCTAGGCGTTCGGCTAGTTTGTAGCCAATATTTCCAGATTGAATACCAGGGAACACAAAGACGGTTGCTTGCCCTGCAACCTCACTTCCTGGTGCTTTTAGGGCAGCCGTTTCTGGAACAAAAGCCGCATCAAACTGCAATTCACCATCAATTGCTAAATCTGGACGCAATTCTTGCGCAATCTTAGTTGCCTTCACAACCTTATCAACACGCTCACCAAAACCACTGCCCTTTGTTGAATAGCTGAGCATAGCAATTTTCGGATCAATGCCAAACATTTTTGCCGTACTAGCTGAATTGATGGCAATTTCTGCCAACGTTTCCGCATCAGGTTCAATATTAATCGCACAGTCACTGAAAATATAACGCTCATCGCCTCTGACCATCAAAAAGGCACCTGAGGTACGTGAAATACCTGGTTGAGTTTTAATGATTTGAAGTGCTGGGCGGACCGTTGCAGCAGTAGAATGAATGGCACCAGATACCATACCGTCAACCAAGCCCATATATACCAACATAACGCCGAAGTAATTCAAATCTTCTTGTAAGAGCGCACGCGCCTCATCTTCTGTGATTTTTCCTGCACGACGTTCGACAAAAGCTGCAACCATGGCTTCCAAATCTGGATAATTGGCAGGATCAATCACCTCATAACCATCCGTCACACTCTCGATTTCCAAATAAATACGAATTTTAT
The window above is part of the Streptococcus himalayensis genome. Proteins encoded here:
- the pta gene encoding phosphate acetyltransferase, which encodes MKIFDDLKEKLVGKNARIVLPEGEEPRILQATKRLVNETEVVPVLLGNPDKIRIYLEIESVTDGYEVIDPANYPDLEAMVAAFVERRAGKITEDEARALLQEDLNYFGVMLVYMGLVDGMVSGAIHSTAATVRPALQIIKTQPGISRTSGAFLMVRGDERYIFSDCAINIEPDAETLAEIAINSASTAKMFGIDPKIAMLSYSTKGSGFGERVDKVVKATKIAQELRPDLAIDGELQFDAAFVPETAALKAPGSEVAGQATVFVFPGIQSGNIGYKLAERLGGFAAVGPVLQGLNKPVNDLSRGCNADDVYKLTLITASQAKNQE
- the mutY gene encoding A/G-specific adenine glycosylase, with amino-acid sequence MIDLKDYGIDMWEADKIASFREKLLSWYDDNKRDLPWRRSTNPYHIWVSEIMLQQTRVDTVIPYYERFLTWFPEIKDLAEAPEEKILKAWEGLGYYSRVRNMQAAAQQIMEDFKGQFPATYEEIATLKGIGPYTAGAIASIAFNLPEPAVDGNVMRVMARLFEVDYDIGNPSNRKIFQAIMEQLIDPERPGDFNQALMDLGSSIETPVHPRPEESPVKEFSAAYLHGTMDKYPIKAPKKKPVPIYLKGFILENAEGKFLLEKNENDGLLAGFWHFPLIESEEGSTTQLSLFEEQGASQGPSAIERFEQDYDMVVSWQATVFSQVQHVFSHRKWHIDLLYGKVKGNIPTLSGETRWLSPDEFADYPFAKPQQKMWAAFEKGK